A single Gadus macrocephalus chromosome 22, ASM3116895v1 DNA region contains:
- the mrpl3 gene encoding 39S ribosomal protein L3, mitochondrial translates to MAAWTSRFLLLRVPCFAALRTRGASESPVLALGCVRTLKNTTWFEEHLTEDNQKYMRKSINEEYRRQTAEKLNPLKDEPWPRHEWTEGSRRVGLVAVKLGMVPVWTKAGERHVVTMLQVQDCHVVKCLSKEEYDGHTAALLVGGKNVSPFHRSEETMEMFRIAGVPPKQKVTTFKVSDNAIIKPGTPLYAAHFRPGQFVDITAKTIGKGFQGVMKRYGFRGQPASHGHTKTHRRPGASGPGGDPAKVFKGKKMPGQMGNYFDTAHGLKVWRVNTKSNVLYVHGSVPGHKNCLLKVRDTILPRRSSSLLNPPFPTFFSEEEGDLEEDLYDQDMFVYSEPSLTLAE, encoded by the exons ATGGCAGCTTGGACGAGTCGTTTTCTTCTGCTGCGAGTCCCATGCTTTGCTGCCCTGAGAACAAGAGGAGCGTCTGAAAG TCCTGTCCTTGCACTGGGATGTGTTCGCACATTAAAGAATACGACGTGGTTTGAGGAGCACCTCACGGAGGACAACCAGAAGTACATGAGGAAAAGCATCAACGAGGAGTACAGAAGACAGACGGCTGAAAAGCTTAACCCACTCAAAGACGAGCCCTGGCCACGACATGAGTGGACTGAGG GAAGTCGAAGAGTAGGATTGGTGGCTGTTAAGTTGGGTATGGTTCCTGTCTGGACGAAAGCAGGAGAGAGACACGTTGTGACAATGCTACAG GTGCAGGACTGTCACGTGGTGAAGTGTCTGTCCAAAGAAGAGTACGACGGCCACACCGCCGCCCTGCTGGTTGGAGGGAAGAATGTGTCCCCCTTCCAT AGGTCCGAGGAGACGATGGAGATGTTTCGGATTGCTGGAGTTCCACCAAAACAGAAGGTCACCACATTCAAAGTCTCAGACAACGCCATCATCAAACCAG GCACTCCACTGTATGCAGCACACTTCCGCCCAGGCCAGTTTGTGGACATCACTGCAAAGAC gatcgGTAAGGGTTTCCAGGGCGTGATGAAGCGCTACGGGTTCAGAGGTCAACCAGCGTCCCACggacacacaaagacgcatCGCAGACCTGGAGCGTCTGGGCCTGGGGGG GATCCAGCCAAGGTGTTCAAAGGCAAGAAGATGCCTGGCCAAATGGGCAATTACTTTGACACGGCACATGGCCTTAAG GTTTGGAGGGTGAACACCAAGTCGAACGTGCTGTACGTTCATGGCTCAGTGCCCGGTCACAAGAACTGCTTGTTAAAG GTGAGGGACACCATCCTGCCTCGCAGGAGCTCCTCGCTCCTCAACCCGCCGTTCCCCACCTTcttcagcgaggaggagggcgaCCTCGAGGAGGACCTCTACGACCAGGACATGTTTGTTTACAGCGAGCCCTCGCTGACGCTCGCTGaataa